A single window of Nicotiana sylvestris chromosome 3, ASM39365v2, whole genome shotgun sequence DNA harbors:
- the LOC138887064 gene encoding uncharacterized protein produces the protein MTNGEEQIDPAVTVTSNTVSAMPGPICPTAPAMAMPPAEKPRKFSGVDFKRWQQKMFFYQTTLSLQRFIQEDVPVVPEGTPENECFLVTEAWKHSDFLCKNYISSGLEDSLYNVYSVMKTSKELWNALEKKYKTEDVGLKKFVAAKFLDFKMINGKSIIAQVQELQVIVHDLLAGGMKRVNIFIQDINYCTNYKYMIKGMAINEAFQVAAFIEKLPPLWKDFKNYLKYKRKEMALEDLIVRLRIEEDNKAAEKKSRGS, from the coding sequence ATGACTAACGGAGAGGAACAAATTGATCCTGCTGTGACTGTTACTTCTAACACAGTTTCGGCGATGCCAGGTCCTATCTGTCCTACTGCACCTGCAATGGCTATGCCACCAGCGGAAAAGCCGAGGAAATTTTCTGGTGTTGACTTTAAGAGatggcagcaaaagatgttcttttATCAGACCACTCTAAGTCTGCAAAGGTTCATTCAAGAGGATGTTCCAGTCGTGCCTGAAGGAACCCCTGAAAACGAGTGCTTCCTTGTTACTGAGGCTTGGAAGCACTCTGATTTTCTGTGCAAAAATTACATTTCAAGTGGACTGGAAGATAGCCTGTACAACGTTTATAGCGTCATGAAAACATCAAAAGAATTATGGAATGCTCTTGAAaagaagtacaagactgaagATGTTGGACTAAAGAAGTTTGTGGCCGCCAAATTTCTGGATTTCAAAATGATTAACGGTAAATCTATCATAGCGCAAGTCCAAGAAttgcaagttattgttcatgACCTCCTTGCTGGAGGTATGAAACGAGTCAATATTTTTATTCAAGATATTAATTATTGTACTaattataaatatatgattaaaGGTATGGCCATAAATGAAGCGTTTCAAGTTGCGGCATTTATTGAAAAGTTGCCTCCACTGTGGAAGGACTTTAAGAATTACTTGAAATACAAGCGTAAGGAGATGGCGCTTGAAGACCTTATTGTTCGTCTACGGATTGAAGAGGACAACAAGGCTGCTGAGAAGAAATCTCGTGGAAGTTAA